A single genomic interval of Perca fluviatilis chromosome 19, GENO_Pfluv_1.0, whole genome shotgun sequence harbors:
- the lhcgr gene encoding LOW QUALITY PROTEIN: lutropin-choriogonadotropic hormone receptor (The sequence of the model RefSeq protein was modified relative to this genomic sequence to represent the inferred CDS: deleted 2 bases in 1 codon): MAPRVVWLLVALSGVLHVRSCWAYTCPTICRCSADTFQCSRDTQLASRARATSVLRLRLSHLPLKEVPTHAFKDLINITIIEISQSNCITRIKRHAFLSLHNLAEISVQNINSLRVIEKGAFTDLPKLGYLSISNTGLIHFPDFTTISSLAPYIILEMADNVRVDIIPANSFQGITEEYVDMNLVRNGFKKIKAHAFNGTKLNTLILRDNRYLSDIQEDAFEGATGPISLDVSSTAVSSLPPKGLRQVRFLKASSAFALKTLPPLESLAELLEAELTYSSHCCAFHTWRRKQRESALKNLSKFCDFTETEIEPIPDGVNPIDDIDFQYPDLEFLCLNSLFVKCTPTPDDFNPCEDLLGYSFLRCLTWIITVFAVTGNLAVLAMLLISHHKLTISRFLMCNLAFADLCMGLYLMLIAFMDYLSRHQYYNHATDWQTGPGCGIAGFLTVFASELSVYTLTVISIERWHTITNAMRVNKRLRMRHVAAIMGAGWVFSLLVALLPLVGVSSYSKVSICLPMDIDNLASQVYVMAVLILNVVAFLVVCYCYICIYLSVRNPEHSTRHGDTKIAKRMAVLIFTDFVCMAPISFFAISAALCMPLITVSHSKILLILFYPINSLCNPFLYTLFTRAFRKDVCLLLSRCGCCHANAHVQVTYSGFTLQHAQEKPSLT; encoded by the exons ATGGCTCCCCGGGTGGTCTGGCTCCTGGTCGCGCTTTCCGGTGTCCTGCATGTGCGCTCCTGCTGGGCTTATACCTGTCCGACCATCTGCCGCTGCAGCGCCGACACCTTTCAGTGCAGCAGAGACACTCAGCTGGCCTCTCGGGCCAGGGCAACATCCGTGCTTCGACT AAGACTCAGTCATCTGCCCTTGAAAGAAGTCCCCACTCATGCCTTCAAGGACCTGATCAACATTACAATAAT AGAGATCTCCCAGAGCAACTGCATCACACGAATAAAGAGACATGCCTTCCTCTCCCTCCACAACCTGGCTGAAAT TTCAGTGCAAAATATCAACAGTCTAAGGGTTATTGAAAAAGGGGCCTTCACTGACCTGCCCAAGCTGGGATATTT AAGCATCTCTAACACAGGGCTGATACACTTCCCAGACTTTACAACTATCTCTTCCCTGGCGCCATATATTATTCT AGAAATGGCAGACAACGTGAGGGTTGACATCATTCCTGCCAATTCTTTCCAGGGTATCACAGAGGAGTATGTTGACAT GAACCTGGTTAGAAATGGCttcaagaaaataaaagctcacGCATTTAATGGAACCAAGCTCAACACACT GATTTTGAGAGACAACAGATATCTCAGTGACATTCAAGAAGACGCTTTTGAAGGAGCCACAGGTCCAATTTCTCT gGATGTTTCCTCCACAGCTGTGAGTTCTCTCCCCCCGAAAGGATTGAGGCAGGTGAGATTTCTGAAAGCCAGCTCTGCATTTGCTCTGAAGACCCTCCCTCCACTGGAGAGCCTGGCGGAGCTGCTGGAGGCCGAACTCACATACTCCAGCCACTGCTGTGCCTTCCACACATGGCGTCGGAAACAAAG ggAAAGTGCCTTAAAGAACTTATCAAAGTTTTGTGATTTCACCGAAACTGAAAT AGAGCCCATTCCAGATGGCGTGAATCCTATCGATGACATCGACTTTCAGTACCCAGACCTGGAATTTCTTTGTCTTAACAGCCTCTTCGTCAAGTGCACGCCAACACCAGATGATTTTAACCCTTGTGAGGACCTGCTGGGGTATTCCTTCCTGCGCTGTCTCACCTGGATAATTACAGTGTTTGCTGTGACTGGTAACCTGGCTGTTCTGGCTATGCTGCTGATTAGCCACCACAAGCTAACCATCTCCAGATTCCTCATGTGTAATCTGGCCTTCGCTGACCTCTGCATGGGGCTCTACCTGATGCTTATTGCCTTCATGGACTACCTCTCCCGCCACCAGTACTACAACCACGCCACAGACTGGCAGACAGGGCCCGGATGTGGCATAGCAGGGTTTCTGACTGTGTTTGCCAGCGAGCTATCAGTATATACACTGACTGTGATTAGCATTGAACGCTGGCACACCATCACCAATGCCATGCGTGTCAACAAGAGGCTGCGGATGCGCCATGTGGCAGCCATAATGGGGGCAGGCTGGGTCTTCTCTCTGCTGGTTGCCCTGCTCCCTCTTGTGGGGGTCAGCAGTTACAGCAAAGTGAGCATCTGTCTGCCCATGGACATCGACAATCTGGCCTCTCAGGTTTATGTGATGGCTGTGCTCATTCTCAATGTTGTCGCTTTCCTGGTGGTCTGCTACTGTTACATATGCATATATCTGAGTGTTCGCAACCCAGAGCACTCTACTCGTCATGGAGACACCAAGATTGCCAAGCGCATGGCTGTGCTCATTTTCACCGACTTTGTATGCATGGCCCCAATCTCCTTCTTCGCCATCTCCGCAGCCCTGTGTATGCCCCTCATAACCGTGTCTCACTCAAAGATTCTGCTTATCCTTTTTTATCCCATCAACTCCCTCTGCAACCCTTTCTTGTACACCCTCTTCACACGGGCTTTCAGGAAGGATGTGTGTCTGCTGCTGAGTCGCTGCGGCTGTTGCCATGCCAATGCT CATGTACAGGTCACATACTCTGGCTTCACACTTCAACATGCCCAAGAGAAACCCTCACTCACTTAG